One window from the genome of Mumia sp. ZJ1417 encodes:
- a CDS encoding epoxide hydrolase family protein — protein MSTHENTSTRPFRIEVAQADLDDLDDRLARTRLPATAPGDDWTYGVPNAYLADVIEHWRTGFDWREVEARLNAYDQFLTEIDGQTVHYLHVRSDEENATPLLLAHSYPGSVYDFIEMIDPLVDPVAHGGRAEDAFDVVVPSMPGFGFSTPVVDRGWTMARIAQTYDTLMRQLGYESYGSHGSDGGAMVSRELGLREPEGFLGLHVMQLFSFPTGAPGEMDGFGPKEFAALEHLQWFQSVGGYNAINASRPQTVAVGVSDSPVGQLAWNELFQSFGDGTSLLTTDQILAEVTLEWLTNTSATAGRYHYEEAHRDAKPEVNHSRTGVAVFADDFKTIRAFADRDNDNIVHWSEFPEGGHYAMLEKPQELVADIRTFFATA, from the coding sequence ATGAGCACACACGAGAACACCAGCACCCGACCCTTCCGCATCGAGGTCGCCCAGGCCGACCTGGACGACCTCGACGACCGGCTCGCCCGGACGCGCCTCCCCGCAACGGCCCCCGGCGACGACTGGACCTACGGCGTCCCGAACGCCTACCTCGCCGACGTCATCGAGCACTGGCGCACAGGATTCGACTGGCGCGAGGTCGAGGCTCGGCTGAACGCGTACGACCAGTTCCTCACCGAGATCGACGGGCAGACGGTCCACTACCTGCACGTCCGCTCGGACGAGGAGAACGCGACCCCGCTCCTGCTCGCCCACTCCTACCCCGGCTCGGTGTACGACTTCATCGAGATGATCGACCCCCTCGTCGACCCGGTCGCCCACGGCGGCCGCGCCGAGGACGCCTTCGATGTCGTCGTGCCGTCCATGCCCGGCTTCGGCTTCAGCACCCCAGTCGTCGATCGCGGCTGGACGATGGCGCGGATCGCGCAGACCTATGACACGCTGATGCGACAGCTCGGCTACGAGTCGTACGGGTCGCACGGGAGCGACGGCGGCGCGATGGTGTCGCGCGAGCTCGGCCTGAGGGAGCCCGAGGGCTTTCTTGGCCTGCACGTCATGCAGCTGTTCTCGTTCCCGACCGGTGCGCCCGGCGAGATGGACGGGTTCGGGCCGAAGGAGTTCGCGGCGCTGGAGCACCTGCAGTGGTTCCAGTCGGTCGGGGGCTACAACGCGATCAACGCGTCGCGTCCGCAGACCGTCGCCGTCGGTGTGTCCGACTCACCGGTCGGGCAGCTGGCGTGGAACGAGCTGTTCCAGTCGTTCGGCGACGGGACGAGCCTCCTGACGACGGACCAGATCCTCGCCGAGGTCACGCTCGAGTGGCTGACGAACACGTCGGCGACGGCCGGGCGCTACCACTACGAAGAGGCGCACCGCGATGCGAAGCCCGAGGTCAACCACTCTCGTACGGGGGTCGCGGTCTTCGCGGACGACTTCAAGACGATCCGGGCGTTCGCCGATCGCGACAACGACAACATCGTGCACTGGAGCGAGTTCCCCGAGGGCGGGCACTACGCCATGCTCGAAAAGCCGCAGGAGCTGGTGGCGGACATCCGCACCTTCTTCGCCACCGCCTGA